Within the bacterium genome, the region GGAGGCGGTGGTCTACGACGTGATGGGGATCCACTACCATCAAGTCCGCAAGCACAACCGCAATCTGTGGCGGCAGCTGCCCCTGGCCTGGATCTACGGGGCGCTGGAGCGCCTCACCCTGTGGGGCGCCACCCTCGTCTCCACCGTCAACGAGGCGCACCGCACGGAGCTGCTCCGCTGGACGCGGCGGCCGGTTGCCGTCATCCGCGATGCGGCGGAGTTCCCGGATGGCGCCCCGCCCGCCCTCGCCCTGCCGGCCAAGGAGGAGGGGACGATCTGGCTCAGCTTCGTGGGGAAGATCTCCAACCGCCGCCTGGACGACCTCTACCACATCCTGCCCGACCTGATGGCCGCCGAGGCGCGCCTGCGCCTCATCATCGTGGGCAACGGTCCCTTCCACCGCCGCTACACGGAGTGGACAGCCCGCCTGGGGTTGCAGGACCGCGTCCACTTCGCCGATTTCGTGCCCCATGCCCAGCTGCCCGCCTGGCTGGCGCCCGCCGACATCACCTACAGCGACGACTGGTCGGACATCGGTTTCCCCATGAAGGTCTTCGAGTACATGGCGCTGGGCAAGGCCATCCTGGTGGAGGACACGCCCGCCGTGCGCGAGGTGATGCGTCACGAGGAGAACGGCTTGCTCTATGAAGGACAGGAAGGCCTGCGCGATGGCATCCTGCGCCTGTGCCGCGACGGCGGGCTGCGTCGCCGCATCGGCGCGGCGGCCGCGGCGGAGGCCCGGGCCCGGCACCGCTGGGATGACCGCATCGACCGCTTCGAGCGGCTCTTCGCCCAGGCGCGCCTAGGGGCATTGGAGTCCCTGGGACGGTCGGAATCGCCCAAAGCGGGGGACGATCTATGAAGATTTTGCTGCTCCTGCTCCTGCTCCTGCTCGCGCTGGGTCTGGGCGCCCTGGCGCCGCGCCCCACGGCGGAGGCGCCCCTGCGCTGGCCCGAGTGGATCCCCGTCCTGCGCGACGAAGTGCGGGCGGGCGACACGATGCAGGGGGTGCTGGCCCGCCTCGGCCTGCCCGACATGTTGCTGCCCGACATCGTGGCGGCCTGCGAGGGCCTGCTCGACCTGCGCCGCCTGCGCCCCGGGGAGCCGGTCCTGCTGGTCCGCCACAGCGTGGGCGATTCCCTCCGCCTGGTCCATTACGGGTCCGGCGCCCGTTGCCTGGAACTGACCCTGCCCCTGGCCCTGCGCGGTGATTCCCTTGTCGCCGTGGAAAGAACCTGCCGGGCCCGGCTGGACAGCGCGCGCACCACGCCGCAGGTGGTGGTGCACCAGGGCCGGGTCGGCTCGCACCTCTACGAGGCCGTGCTGGCGGCGGGCGGTGGCCCCCAGCTCGTGCTGGGCTTCGCCGATATCTTCCAGTGGGACGTGGACTTCCTGCTGGATGTGCGGGAGGGCGACATGTTCTGGCTGGCGGTGGAGGAATCCCGCGTGGCGCGGAGCTACCTGGGCGACAGCGTGACGGTGGAGGGCCGCATCCTGGCGGCGCGCTACGAGAACGGCGGCCGCCGCCTGGAGGCCTGTCGCCTGGACGGCTGCGGGGAGGCAGGCTATTTCAATGGACAGGGCCAGTCCTATCAGAAGGAGTTCCTGACCAGCCCCCTCACCTTCCGCCGCGTCAGCTCGCACTTCGGCCTGCGCCGACACCCGGTGCTGCGTCAGGTGCGCATGCATCATGGCATCGATTACGCCGCTCCCCACGGCACCCCGGTGGTGGCGGCCGCCGCCGGCGTGGTGACCAAGGCCGGCTGGGAGAAGGGGTACGGGCAGGTGGTGCGCATCCGCCACAACCAGCGCCGGGAGACAGTCTACGGACACTTGAGTTCCCTGGCCGACGGTATGCGGACCGGGCGCCGCGTGGCCCAGGACGAGTTCATCGGACGGGTGGGGGCCACCGGCCTGGCCACGGGTCCGCACCTGCACTACGAGATCATCGAGAATGGCCGTAGCGTGGACCCACGCAAGGTGCGCAACGAGCCGGGCAAGCCCGTGCCCCCGAACTGCCTGCCCGCCTTCCTGGCCGAATTCGATCGGTGGTTTGGCGCGGATCCACCTGGGTTGGAAGCGGCAGAGCGGTAGGGCATGGATGCAGCTGGACAAGGAGCGAGCGCCCTGGGCGGGGCGCTCGCTCGCTGTCTCAGGCGGATCCTGGTGGGCAGAATCCGGCTTGCTGCCTAATAATCGATGCCGAAGCGGACCCGGTGGTCCTTGATGGCCGCCCGCTCCCGCATCCAGGATGACCAGTTGCCGTAGATGCCGCCCTTCTGCTGGCGGATGGTCTCCACACGCCGCGTCGGCAGCTCGGCGGCGTAGGCCTGCAGGACCTCCTGCTCGTCGTCCCGCTGCAGGCAGTGGATCAGATAGACGCCCCGCTCCCCGGCCACGGGCTCCGACACGGCGCCCACGGGCATGGTGAAGAGGGTGGCGCTGAAGGCCAGGTCGCGGCCCACATTGCCGCGGATGAACTGATTGATGCGCACCGGCTGGTCCAGCTGTCCGAACTCCGCCCGCGGCGGCAGGGCCATCGTGCTGTCCAGCGCGGTGGGGCGGGCGCTGGCCAGGTAATCCCGGGCCGCCTGCAGGGCCAGGGCCTTCTGCTTCTCCCGGCGCACGGCGCTCTCCGCCTCGGCGCGGCGCTCCTTGAAGGAGTCGGTGCCCTTGGGCAGGATCTGCTTCACGCGCATCACATACCAGCCCCCCTGCTCCGAGTAGGCGGGGGCCAGGACCTCGCCCTGCTTGGCCTGGAAGACGAGGGCCGCCGCCCGCTGGCTGCGTCCCACGCCCGGAACGGTGCCATCGATGGTGAAGGGCCGCCCCGGCTGGATCTTGAGCTGGCGCTCGGCACAGAGCACCTCGAAATCATGGCCGTTCTGCACGTCCTCGTACAGCGCATCGGCCCTGGCGCGCAGGTCGCTGTGCGTCATGGAGCTGGGCTCGATCTTGATCAGGATGTGCTGGACGCTGGCCTGCTCCTCCTTGACCCCCGTGCCGTTGTCCCGCAGCTCGCGCCCGTTGATCTTCAACAGGTGCAGGCCGAAACGGGTGGCCACCGGGCCCACCACGCTGCCCACCGGCTCGCCGAAGGAGGCCGCGTCGAACTCCGGCACCATCCGGCCCCGCCCGAACCAGCCCAGGTCGCCGCCCTTGTCGGCGTTGGACTCGTCCATGCTGTAGATGCGGGCCAGATCCTCGAAGCTCTCGCCGTTGTCCAGCTGCTTGCGCACGAACTCAATCTGGTCGCGGGCATCCAGACTGTCCTCGCGGCTGGGCACGACGGGGAACTGCACGTACTCGATCTCCCGCCGCTCCTCCAGCTCGAACTTCTTCTGGTTCTCCTTGAACCAGGCCAGCAGCTCCGCTTCGCTGATCTCGCTGGAATCCACCGGGAAGGCGGCGTAGATGAAGACAAGAAAACTGCCCAGGGCCGTCTGGCTGCGCTGCAGATGGTCCTCCAGCAGGTTGGCGTCGCTGGCCAGGGCCGTGGACATCAAGCGTGCGCGGAACTTCTCCAAGGGCATGGACTGGCGGAGCTGGTCTTCCATGCCCAGGAGCCAGGAGCGCATGTTCTCGCCCCGCAGGATCTCGTGCCACTTCAGCGTGTCGAACTGGCCGTTGGTCTGGAAAGTGCTGTCCTGGGCAACCCAGCTGGGCAGGTAGAGGATGCGGTCGGTGATCTCCCGATCGCTGGCCCTGAGGCCCATCGCGCGGGCCAGGCGGCGCTCAAGGCTGAGATGGATCAGGTCGTTCCAGCTCTGGCTGCGCGCCTGGGTGACCGCCCGGCTGTCGGTCTGATTGCCGGATTGCTGCAGCCGGTTGGAGACCAGCCGCTCGTAATCCTGGTACTCCACCTCCTCGCCGTTGATCGAGGCGACGACGGTCTTGCCGCCTCCGCTGATCGTGTCGAAGCCGCCCATGCCCCAGCTGAAGACGATGGTGCCGACAAACGCCAGGATCAGGACCCAAAGCACCACAGCCGTGTTGTCGCGGAGTTTCCGCATCATATGGCCAGTTCCCCCGAAAATGGAAGCCCTCAGCATATTGCTTTCACGGCCGGAATTCAAGGCATGTGGGGCCTTTGCGCAGGGCCGGACCGGCGGAGCGCTGTGCGAAGAGACCATTACCTTGGCGCCATGGCCACTTCCGATCTGAAAACCCGCGTCTTGACCTCCCTGGTGGGCATCCCCCTCCTCCTCCTTGTTTTCTGGCAGGGGGGCCTCCCGTTGACAGTGCTTGTTCTGGCAATCTGCCTGTTTTCCTTTTACGAGATGCATCGATTGTATCGGTCCAAGGGAGTTGGCCACAGCATCTGGCTGGTGCTGCCCTATGTGGTCTGCCTGCCGATCGGGGCCAGCCGCCTCTTCGACGGCCGGGCGGATTTCCTTCACTTCTGGGGCGGCCTGACCTTCGTCTGGCTGCTGCTGCTCTTGCTCAGGGAGCTTTTCTCCCGGCGGGAGCAGATCCTTTCCAGCATCGGAGCGGCCGTGCTCATCGGCATGATCAGCACCCTGCCCTTCGCCTCGCTCATCGCCCTGGACCAGGCCCTGCCGGAGGAGCGGCGGCGAGCGCTCATGCTCGCCTTCCTGCTCTGCACTTGGGCCACGGACACCTTCGCCTATTTCGGCGGTCGCTGGTTGGGGCGGCACAAGCTCTTCGAGCGCGCCAGCCCGAAAAAGACC harbors:
- a CDS encoding glycosyltransferase family 4 protein — protein: MRICLVQQHPVDEERIPAAILRWVVLHDRLLARGHEVVSVGPNQRWRLETRIFRGAPQLMVPGPGSGIKALDMAVFALLLGPVLLLARRRWRPEAWFMDELFVGPGLALLRLVHRREAVVYDVMGIHYHQVRKHNRNLWRQLPLAWIYGALERLTLWGATLVSTVNEAHRTELLRWTRRPVAVIRDAAEFPDGAPPALALPAKEEGTIWLSFVGKISNRRLDDLYHILPDLMAAEARLRLIIVGNGPFHRRYTEWTARLGLQDRVHFADFVPHAQLPAWLAPADITYSDDWSDIGFPMKVFEYMALGKAILVEDTPAVREVMRHEENGLLYEGQEGLRDGILRLCRDGGLRRRIGAAAAAEARARHRWDDRIDRFERLFAQARLGALESLGRSESPKAGDDL
- a CDS encoding M23 family metallopeptidase produces the protein MKILLLLLLLLLALGLGALAPRPTAEAPLRWPEWIPVLRDEVRAGDTMQGVLARLGLPDMLLPDIVAACEGLLDLRRLRPGEPVLLVRHSVGDSLRLVHYGSGARCLELTLPLALRGDSLVAVERTCRARLDSARTTPQVVVHQGRVGSHLYEAVLAAGGGPQLVLGFADIFQWDVDFLLDVREGDMFWLAVEESRVARSYLGDSVTVEGRILAARYENGGRRLEACRLDGCGEAGYFNGQGQSYQKEFLTSPLTFRRVSSHFGLRRHPVLRQVRMHHGIDYAAPHGTPVVAAAAGVVTKAGWEKGYGQVVRIRHNQRRETVYGHLSSLADGMRTGRRVAQDEFIGRVGATGLATGPHLHYEIIENGRSVDPRKVRNEPGKPVPPNCLPAFLAEFDRWFGADPPGLEAAER
- a CDS encoding peptidylprolyl isomerase, which gives rise to MMRKLRDNTAVVLWVLILAFVGTIVFSWGMGGFDTISGGGKTVVASINGEEVEYQDYERLVSNRLQQSGNQTDSRAVTQARSQSWNDLIHLSLERRLARAMGLRASDREITDRILYLPSWVAQDSTFQTNGQFDTLKWHEILRGENMRSWLLGMEDQLRQSMPLEKFRARLMSTALASDANLLEDHLQRSQTALGSFLVFIYAAFPVDSSEISEAELLAWFKENQKKFELEERREIEYVQFPVVPSREDSLDARDQIEFVRKQLDNGESFEDLARIYSMDESNADKGGDLGWFGRGRMVPEFDAASFGEPVGSVVGPVATRFGLHLLKINGRELRDNGTGVKEEQASVQHILIKIEPSSMTHSDLRARADALYEDVQNGHDFEVLCAERQLKIQPGRPFTIDGTVPGVGRSQRAAALVFQAKQGEVLAPAYSEQGGWYVMRVKQILPKGTDSFKERRAEAESAVRREKQKALALQAARDYLASARPTALDSTMALPPRAEFGQLDQPVRINQFIRGNVGRDLAFSATLFTMPVGAVSEPVAGERGVYLIHCLQRDDEQEVLQAYAAELPTRRVETIRQQKGGIYGNWSSWMRERAAIKDHRVRFGIDY
- a CDS encoding phosphatidate cytidylyltransferase, with the translated sequence MATSDLKTRVLTSLVGIPLLLLVFWQGGLPLTVLVLAICLFSFYEMHRLYRSKGVGHSIWLVLPYVVCLPIGASRLFDGRADFLHFWGGLTFVWLLLLLLRELFSRREQILSSIGAAVLIGMISTLPFASLIALDQALPEERRRALMLAFLLCTWATDTFAYFGGRWLGRHKLFERASPKKTVEGFLAGLIGAVAVGGAVGGLAGPGLLAQGLGIGLLLGVLGPAGDLLESRLKRDAGVKDSARFLPGHGGVLDRFDSWIFCAPAGYLLAWLGWLA